A portion of the Limosilactobacillus reuteri genome contains these proteins:
- the secE gene encoding preprotein translocase subunit SecE — protein sequence MHLIRFIKSVNHEMKLVVWPTAKENRRDTTIVVSLTLFFVLFFALFDWLIQLMMKLFV from the coding sequence ATGCACTTAATTCGATTTATTAAGAGTGTTAACCACGAAATGAAGCTAGTTGTATGGCCAACAGCTAAAGAGAATCGTCGTGATACGACTATTGTTGTTTCATTGACTCTGTTCTTCGTACTATTCTTTGCTCTGTTTGATTGGTTAATTCAATTAATGATGAAACTCTTTGTTTAA
- the rlmB gene encoding 23S rRNA (guanosine(2251)-2'-O)-methyltransferase RlmB, translating to MKNENTDFIIGRHPAVMALKSDQEINKVFIQSGLKADAISQIVKLAKERHLVVSNVPKNKLDLMTDRQNHQGVVLAVAAYQYATIDDLFDNAAKHDEDPFFLILDELEDPHNLGSIMRTADAAGVHGIIIPRRRAVGLTSVVAKTSTGAIEHVPVARVTNLVQTAKELQERGVWLFGTDMKGKDYRTWDVHGAVALVIGNEGKGISSLLKKTCDEMLTIPMVGHVQSLNASVAASLLIYQGFNSRHPLK from the coding sequence ATGAAAAATGAGAATACAGATTTTATTATTGGTCGGCATCCGGCTGTGATGGCACTAAAATCTGACCAAGAGATTAATAAGGTTTTTATTCAGTCGGGGTTAAAGGCCGATGCTATTTCCCAGATTGTTAAATTAGCGAAGGAACGCCACTTAGTAGTATCGAATGTTCCTAAGAATAAATTGGACTTGATGACCGACCGACAAAATCACCAAGGGGTTGTGTTAGCTGTAGCAGCATACCAATATGCAACTATTGATGACCTCTTTGATAACGCAGCTAAGCATGACGAAGATCCATTTTTCCTTATTCTTGATGAACTAGAGGATCCGCATAATTTAGGTTCAATCATGCGAACTGCTGATGCCGCTGGTGTTCATGGTATTATTATTCCACGCCGGCGAGCAGTAGGATTAACTTCAGTAGTTGCCAAAACATCTACGGGAGCAATTGAACACGTCCCAGTTGCCCGAGTAACAAACCTGGTTCAAACCGCGAAAGAATTGCAGGAACGAGGCGTTTGGCTATTTGGTACTGATATGAAAGGAAAAGATTACCGAACATGGGATGTGCATGGTGCCGTCGCTTTGGTTATCGGCAATGAAGGTAAAGGAATTTCATCCTTGCTAAAGAAAACTTGTGATGAAATGCTAACAATTCCAATGGTTGGGCATGTTCAAAGTTTAAATGCGAGTGTGGCGGCAAGTTTGTTGATCTACCAAGGCTTTAACTCTCGTCATCCTTTAAAATAA
- the cysS gene encoding cysteine--tRNA ligase, protein MLTIYNTLTRKKEEFKPLHPGVVNMYVCGPTVYNYIHIGNARSAIAFDTVRRYLEFKGYKVNYVSNFTDVDDKMIKAAAEQGITVPQLAEKYINAFMEDTAAINIEPATLHPRATENITEIIKFVQGLIEKGYAYPKDGDVYYRARKFNHYGQLSGQSLDDLEVGASEHVSADEVNKKEDPLDFALWKAAKPGEISWDSPWGKGRPGWHIECSVMSTKYLGKTIDIHAGGQDLEFPHHENEIAQSEAETGQKFVRYWMHNGFVTIGKDNEKMSKSLHNFITVHEIIKEVDPQVLRFFMATTQYRRPIQYSQANLNDAQNNLNHIQTAFDNLTYREQDADEGDVQEVTDRLEQFHHQFITAMDDDINVQNGIATVYELVKYANVYAQQDNVSLGAIQAIKKKLVELMSIFGVKLEASDNQINDEKIKQLIEERNIARKNKDFARSDEIRDNLKKQGIILEDTPQGTRYKKE, encoded by the coding sequence ATGCTAACAATTTACAATACGTTAACAAGAAAAAAAGAAGAATTTAAGCCATTGCATCCAGGCGTTGTTAACATGTATGTCTGTGGTCCGACGGTTTATAATTACATTCATATTGGAAATGCGCGCAGTGCGATTGCCTTTGATACAGTCCGGCGTTATCTTGAATTTAAGGGATATAAAGTAAATTACGTTTCAAACTTTACGGACGTTGACGATAAGATGATTAAGGCGGCGGCCGAGCAAGGGATTACCGTTCCACAATTAGCGGAGAAGTATATCAATGCTTTTATGGAAGATACCGCAGCGATTAATATTGAACCAGCTACTCTTCATCCCCGGGCAACAGAAAATATTACGGAGATCATTAAATTCGTGCAAGGATTAATAGAGAAAGGATATGCCTACCCTAAAGATGGGGATGTTTATTATCGGGCACGAAAGTTTAACCACTATGGCCAGCTTTCTGGGCAATCACTTGATGACCTTGAAGTTGGGGCAAGTGAACATGTTAGTGCGGATGAGGTTAATAAGAAGGAAGATCCGCTTGATTTTGCTTTATGGAAAGCAGCTAAGCCCGGCGAAATTAGTTGGGATTCACCATGGGGAAAAGGGCGTCCAGGATGGCATATCGAATGTTCAGTAATGTCTACTAAATACTTGGGAAAGACAATTGATATTCATGCGGGGGGACAAGACCTTGAATTTCCTCACCATGAAAATGAGATTGCCCAAAGTGAAGCAGAAACGGGCCAAAAATTTGTTCGTTACTGGATGCACAATGGTTTTGTAACAATTGGAAAAGACAACGAGAAGATGAGTAAGTCTCTCCATAATTTCATTACTGTTCATGAAATTATCAAGGAAGTAGATCCTCAGGTTTTACGTTTCTTTATGGCAACTACGCAATACCGGCGTCCAATTCAATATAGTCAGGCAAACTTAAATGATGCGCAAAATAATCTTAATCATATTCAAACAGCCTTTGATAACTTGACTTATCGTGAACAAGATGCCGATGAGGGAGATGTTCAAGAAGTCACTGATCGGCTTGAGCAATTCCATCACCAATTTATTACAGCAATGGATGATGACATCAATGTTCAAAACGGGATTGCCACAGTCTACGAATTAGTTAAATATGCAAATGTTTATGCTCAGCAAGATAATGTTAGCTTAGGTGCCATTCAAGCAATCAAAAAAAAGCTTGTTGAATTGATGAGTATTTTTGGCGTTAAGCTTGAAGCAAGTGACAATCAAATTAATGATGAAAAGATTAAGCAATTGATTGAAGAGCGAAATATAGCACGGAAGAATAAAGATTTTGCGCGAAGTGATGAAATTCGAGACAACCTTAAAAAACAAGGGATTATTCTTGAAGATACTCCTCAAGGAACGCGTTACAAAAAGGAATAG
- a CDS encoding Mini-ribonuclease 3 — protein sequence MVQADYRQLNGIALAYLGDAAYEVYIRQHLLTKGISKPTKLQHIATHYVSAKAQAALIDLMKEDELLSDEEWSYFKRGRNANSHTHAKNTSVMTYRISTGFEAVMGYLKLAGKEERLAELAQWCIKQVEAGRTAHEK from the coding sequence ATGGTACAAGCAGACTATCGACAACTTAATGGAATTGCTTTGGCTTATTTAGGGGATGCGGCTTATGAGGTTTACATTCGTCAGCATCTTTTAACCAAAGGAATTAGCAAACCAACGAAATTGCAGCATATTGCTACCCACTATGTTTCAGCAAAAGCACAGGCAGCTCTCATTGACTTGATGAAGGAAGACGAGTTATTGTCAGATGAGGAATGGTCGTATTTCAAACGTGGCCGAAATGCTAACAGTCATACCCATGCTAAAAATACGTCAGTCATGACTTATCGGATTTCCACCGGATTTGAAGCGGTGATGGGTTACCTTAAATTAGCTGGAAAAGAAGAGCGGTTGGCCGAATTGGCGCAATGGTGTATTAAACAAGTAGAAGCGGGGCGAACAGCGCATGAAAAATGA